A region of Paenibacillus sp. JNUCC-31 DNA encodes the following proteins:
- a CDS encoding GNAT family N-acetyltransferase, producing MTIMFKEIKDIDKQAIQELFHSVDWKSGDFPEDLRQAINNSHTVITAWDDTRLVGLINALSDGVMTVYFHYMLVHKEYQSLGIGKRMMKKMLSRYSNIKTKVLISYDSAEKFYGKFGFKPEEGTKAMFISDMV from the coding sequence ATGACAATCATGTTCAAAGAAATAAAAGATATTGATAAACAAGCAATTCAAGAACTGTTTCACTCGGTGGACTGGAAATCAGGAGATTTCCCAGAAGATCTTAGACAAGCAATAAACAACTCGCATACGGTTATTACTGCATGGGATGATACCAGATTAGTTGGCTTAATAAATGCACTGTCTGACGGAGTGATGACAGTATATTTTCATTACATGTTAGTACATAAAGAATATCAATCATTAGGAATTGGAAAGAGAATGATGAAAAAAATGCTTAGTCGATATTCTAATATCAAAACAAAAGTGCTTATATCCTATGATAGTGCAGAAAAATTCTATGGAAAATTTGGATTTAAGCCAGAAGAAGGAACTAAAGCCATGTTTATTTCAGATATGGTATAG